GACGTGGTAGCAGGTGATCAAGCACGGCGAGACGAATATCGCCCCGCACGCTGCCGTAGAGCCCCGCGGAGAACTTGTCGGCCAAACCGTCAAAGTGGCGATCGCCATGCACGGACAAGTACGTCGCCAGCGGACGGGAGGGGGAGGTGGCGGCCATCTAGGCTCCGGACAGGAAGGAATCAGGCGGCCATTCTAGCCGGAAACGGCATCCGACTCACTGTCTTCAGTGACATACATGGCCCGTTTATGCCGAATACGATATGATCCGGTTATTAATAAAAAACAATGAAGAAAATAATATTTTAATATTAGCTAATAATCATCAATTATCGATCATACCCCTCACGAGTGGCCGATCGATGTTGTTTTCTTACGCCGGGAAAAACACCATTGACACAGCTTGCTACCCTGCCCGTACATCTGACCAGGCTACTGGAAATCCCCAATCTGGCGATTTCCGTGGCCGACGGCGAAGTTCATGACCCTCCCCTGATTTTCGTCAACGAGGCCTTCGAATCCCTCACCGGCTACCGCCGCGACGAGGTGATCGGGCACTCCTGTCGCTTCCTGCAGGGCGAGGATACCGATCCATCGGCCATTGAACGGCTACGCGAGTCCATCCAGCAGGGCACGCCGATCACCCTGACGCTGAAGAACCGGCGCAAGGACGGCTCCGAGTTCTGGAACGAACTATACCTGTCGACGCTATATACCGAGGGCCACCGCTACCTGGTGGGGCTCCAGCGAGATGTCAGCGAACGCGAGCAGGCCTGGAAGCATCTGGAGCTGACCCAGGCCGTATTCCGCAATACGCACGATGGCATCATGGTCACCGATGCCCGAAAACGCATCATCGACACCAACCCGGCGTTCACTCGTCTGACCGGTTATCCTCAGGAAGAGGTACTGGGCAAACGCCCCAACCTGCTGTCATCAGGCAAGCATGATTCCGGCTTCTATCAGAGCATGTTCGCGGCGGTCGAGGCGCGCGGTTTCTGGACCGGCGATATCTGGAATACCCGCAAGGACGGCAGTCAGCTGATCGAGAACACCACCATCTCGGCCATTCGCAATGACCATGGCGAAATCGTTAACTATATCGGGGTGTTCCGCGACATTACCCAGCGCCACCTCAATCAGGCGCGACTGGAACGCATGGCAAGCTACGATCCGCTGACCGGCCTGTTCAATCGCGGCCACTTCAACACCCTTCTGGAAAGGCAGCTCGAGAGCCTGGAGTTCACCCAAACCGGCCTTGCCGTCTTGTTTCTCGATCTCGACGACTTCAAGCCGATCAACGACAGCTTCGGCCATGCCAGCGGTGACGAACTCCTGATCGAGATCAGCCGACGCCTGAAGCGGCTGATGCGGGCCAACGACCTGACGGCTCGCTTCGGCGGTGACGAATTCGTGATCGCCCTGAACGGCCTGGGCACGGTCGACAAGGCGAGCAAGGTCGCTCGCAAGGTACTCGATGACGTCATCCAACCCTACGCACTCGACAACGGGGAAAGGGTCACGGTCTCGGCCTCGGTGGGGATCGCCTTCACTACCGCACACGCCACCACCAGCACGGCCCTGCTGGACGCCGCCGATGCAGCCATGTACGAGGCCAAGCAGCTGGGCAAGAACTGCATCGCCGTGGCCGATACGCAACTGAACGAGTCATTGGCCGAGGATGCCCACATGCGCATCAAGGCCGCCTTCGAGCAGGGCGAGCTCGAGCTTTATTTTCAGCCCATCCTGTCCCTGGCAACCAATGAAATCATCAGCTTCGAAGCCCTGGCACGCTGGCGCCATCCCGAGATGGGCGTGCTCGGGCCGCAGCATTTCATCGACACCATCATCCACTCTTCACTGAGCCTGCCCTTCGGCCGCTGGCTGATCGATCAGGCCGGCCAGGTGGCGAGCCGGCTGCGCGGCCACGGCCA
Above is a window of Halomonas sp. I5-271120 DNA encoding:
- a CDS encoding bifunctional diguanylate cyclase/phosphodiesterase, with protein sequence MTQLATLPVHLTRLLEIPNLAISVADGEVHDPPLIFVNEAFESLTGYRRDEVIGHSCRFLQGEDTDPSAIERLRESIQQGTPITLTLKNRRKDGSEFWNELYLSTLYTEGHRYLVGLQRDVSEREQAWKHLELTQAVFRNTHDGIMVTDARKRIIDTNPAFTRLTGYPQEEVLGKRPNLLSSGKHDSGFYQSMFAAVEARGFWTGDIWNTRKDGSQLIENTTISAIRNDHGEIVNYIGVFRDITQRHLNQARLERMASYDPLTGLFNRGHFNTLLERQLESLEFTQTGLAVLFLDLDDFKPINDSFGHASGDELLIEISRRLKRLMRANDLTARFGGDEFVIALNGLGTVDKASKVARKVLDDVIQPYALDNGERVTVSASVGIAFTTAHATTSTALLDAADAAMYEAKQLGKNCIAVADTQLNESLAEDAHMRIKAAFEQGELELYFQPILSLATNEIISFEALARWRHPEMGVLGPQHFIDTIIHSSLSLPFGRWLIDQAGQVASRLRGHGHHALIGVNLSQDQIETGAFIEALSATRHRYDLSAPFLVAEVLESTHFHDLDLACSLLSEARQLGALVALDDFGSGISSITYASQLPLNTLKVDRSAVMHVDTRQDQRQFISGIIAMGHAMQRDVLAEGIETDAQLTTVRELGCDLVQGFLIGKPMPYHELHERYLSPTASPRYPLRKL